The genomic interval TTCCTGGTGACGTTACTGCTCGGCCGTCATGGTACCAGCATATTGGAAATGGCGTTTATGCCAATAGGTGGGTGCCCGGTCATGCTTTTTCGGGTACATTTGTCGGATATTACGGCGGATTGCCGATGACGATCGAGGTGCCGGAGTGGATTACGCGACCGTCGGTGCTTACCAGATCGCAGGCTGCGGACCTGTTCGAGCAGCGCGCAGCGATTCTCAGCGAACTCGTCGATCGCCTTCCATCGGAAATGCCTGCCAGCGTGTTCGGCCCCGCTGTCGAAGCGTTCATCACATCGCTGTACGAAAAGTCCGAACAATTGCGCAGAGATCCGAGCGCAAAGTTCGTTCCCCAAGCAGTACATCGATGGCCGTTGCGCGGTATAGCGGCACTGCTGAGACATATCGACGAGGCGTTGGTGTCGGATCACGAGAATTCTGAGTTGGAAGCGATCCGAGCGGACGTGAACACGAACTTCCTGGAATGGATACAGTTTCAACGCGATGACCAGAACCCCGTCTGGCGACCGTTGCGTTCTACCGCCGGCATGCAGCTGGAATTCATCCTTGCGACGATCCCGAGGGCGCTACAGGTAGCGGATCGAGCCGAGTGGCGTGACAGAATGGTAGTGCCGTCCGATGACCGCGAACTGGATGATGCATCCGGTACGGCGCCGCCGACCGAGGGAGCTGCCCTACCCGGCCTCACGATCGAAGCGGCGACGGCCGCGGATGTCGAAGACCTGTCCCAGCGCTTCGGTAAACCCTGGATTCTCGAGGACCGCCTGCAACGCCAGGGCAGGGGAGACGGCGTGCTGTTCGTGGCGCGACGAGACGGCAGTCCGGTAGCGCATGGGTATCTCTGGCTCGAGGATGCCGAAGAACCGGAAATCCGATCCGGGCTTCCGGGCGTCGCATTGATCAACCACCTGGAAGTAGCTGACGGCCTCCAAGGCCGTTCCATCGGCAGCGAATTGATCGCGCACATGGAACGCTATGCCCGAGTGGAAGCGGGTCGTGATCGGATCGCGCTGGCCGTTCTTCCGGGCAACACCGCCGCGGCACGTCTGTACGAGCGATTGGGGTACGCCGACTGGGGCCGGGGGACCGTGCAGTGCTACGACATCATGGAAAGGGCGGACGGGAGCCGGGTTCGAGTGCCTGATCCCGAGCAGGCCCGCGTGTTGGTCAAGGATCTCGGTCTGCGGCCGCTGTCGGACGATTCACGGTCCCCGCCTTCTCTTCCCGCGTTTACAACGACTGGCGGTGAACCACAGCGCGGCGGCCCGGATACCGATGGCGTTGGGGCTGAGGCGGTGCTCGGTAGGCACGCGATGGACTCGACGCCGGATCAGGTCAAGGAGTTGCTGCGGCATACCCGGGTCGGCCGTCGGGTGCTGGCGTCGCTGGAATCGATGCCGGTGCGCGAGCGTTTCGAGTTGATGGGGGAGGGAGGTCATTACGGTGGCGTGTGGGTCGGCAGTGCGCTTACCGCAACGGTTTTCACGTCCGGGCACGACTATGCGGCGCAGGCGCTGAACCTGGCGCACGAGATCGTGCACGCCGAGTTCTTCGTCGAGGCTCGCACGGTTCGTGATCCGCTATCGATGTCGATCGACGAGTATGTGGGGGCCATGGTCGCGGAGGAGACCGCGTGTTTCCGCATCATGGCGGAGCTGGCCGCCGAGCTTCGGTCGCTCGGGCTCGACATACCGCCGCAGGTCACGGAAGCCGGGTACGACGAGGCCTATGACAAGGCAACAAGGCGCCGCGCCAGTGCCGTGCCGAACCCGGAACAGAGGCACCAGCAGGCGCACGAGTCAGCCCTGAAGGCCTCCGAACAGGAAGTCGCCACCTTCGAGTGGGCGGACGGTCGCAGCTACCGCCAGTTCTACCGCGACGCCTATCGAGCGTTGGAGAGGGGGGCGCGGACTCGACCACCTGCCGGAACTGCCGCCACCGTCGGCCATCCTCGCCGCTACGACCCCACGCCCGAGGGCGCGGAACGACTGCGCCGAGCTGCCCTGCGGCACGACCACGATGTCGTATCGGCGAACGAGTTGTCCCGGCGGCTGGCCGAAACGGCGGCCGAACTCGGTGTCGCCGGAGGGCCCAGATCGATCACCAGAGCACGGGTGGAGAAGGAGATCGCCGCCCTGAAAACGGAACTGGCGACCGGGGCGCCGGATCGGTTGCCGGCGCTGCGGCGTCGGCAGCATCGGTGGCGCGAGCTGTCCGACATGGCCGATGAGTACGGCAGGCTCGATGCGTCGATCCACCGGATGAAGGCGATGGAGGACATCCTCGCCGCCGATGTCGTCGACCGAATGACGAGTACCGTCCCTGGCGCGCAACGTATTTCGGACCGTGCGGTACTGACGCCGGGCACACCGAGGCGGCTGGTGATCGTCGGCGGTCCGGGGGAACACCAGTCCGTGCTGGCCGATCCGCGTGTGGTCGCGGCGAGGCGTGGCGCACAGGTCGAATACTGCCACGTACAGATGCAACCGGGCGGCGAGCCGCACGTATGGACGATGACCGCACCGACCGCAGTGCCGCGATCGGCGCCGCCGAGATTCCTGCACCTCGCCGACCAGGCGACTCGACACCGCATGGCGCGCATTCGCACGGAACTGGGCACCACCGAGGTCGGCCGATGGGCGCTCGAGGTATTGCACGACGTGAAGATCGTGCAGACAACGAATCCCGCGGAGGCGGGCTACAAACCGGTCCGGCACCGATTGGTCCTCGACGCCGGAATGTCGGACGAACACCATATGGCTCACCTGGTACACCAGGCAATTCACGTCGAGGTGGCCCGAAGCAGGGAATCGATCGAGACCGTCCGCGCCCAGCTGACCTTGCCGCGAGAAGCGTATATCGATGCGCGGATCGACGAGGAAACCCGCGCGCACGCCATGGAAATCGTTGCCGCGGTACAGCTTCGAGCCGCCGGATATGACGTCCCGGAGCCGATGGGCATGACCGCCTACACCGAGGCCTACTATCAGGCACGGTCGGACCTGGCCGAGAACATGGCCCCGGACGGGCAAGCGGTACCCGACCGGTTGCTGCCGGTGCTGGATCGGATGGCGAACGACGCCGGCCTGGCAGCGCTGCGGCCGGAGGTGGAAGCGCATCCGGAGTCCTACCCGGATTCCTACGGCAAAGCGTGGGATGACGCCCAGGGCGTTCAGCCCTTCGCCGAGCAGGTCCAAGCCGCCCGCAGGAGCGGTGAGCGGTCGGTGCGAGCACTCGATGGCGGCGCCGATGTCATCGGTGTGCAGAACGTCGAATTGGTTTCGTACAACGATGGCGCCGTGTATGTCCGTGTGGCGGTGCGTGATTCCCGCTCGCGGCATGCCGCGGTGCTGTCGTCCCGGCTGGGCAGAGCGTTCGATGTGCCGATGCCCCGTGTCGTCGCGGAGGGCGACGTGCTGTACTTCGAGCCGACATCATGGGCCCTGCCCGTCGAGCTGAGCAGGGTGGGAGTCGGAGCGCCCGGGCTCGGGCTGCACGACGCGGTGGCCGGCTTTCCCGATTCCGCCGACCGCGTGATGGTCGAGCGTAGCGACCGGGTTGCCTGGAGTAATCACTACCGCGCGTTCGGTTTCGAGGATGCGGCCGGGGAAACGCCCAGTCGGTTTGCGCAGCGGTTCCTGCGAGCACGCGCCGACGGCACTCTCGAATTCATCGCTCACGACGTCCCACGCTCCGAGCTCGACCGGTTCCGTGACCGGGCCGAGAGGTTGCGGCCCGAGTTCGAACGGCTCGGACGCGCCGACTGGCACGACGTGGTGATGGCCCGGCTCGCGAAGATCGTGGCGCATGCCCCTCTCGATACCGTCTCGGGCCAGGAATCCACCGCACGTAGCGAGGCTCCCGATAACGCCCTCGACGCGGCGCACCCGTCGCAACGAGTTCTCAGGGGTCAGCCGCGCGACGCGGCGGAACCTGTGGTCACAGAAGGCGTGCGCGAGCCATCCACACCTTGGTCCTCGGTGACACCCGCAACCGACGTCCCGGTAGGTCGCCCGTCTCCACACAGCGAACCTGGTTCCACGCTCGCAACCAACTGAACAGCCGCATACACCGTTCGTGCCCAGCGCTGTTCGGTGAATACCTGCGTCGTCGGCGCCGTCGGGCGGAGGCCCGTCGACAATTGCGAGTGGAATCGAACTGCACCTGCGGAAGATCTTCAACAAGCTCGAAGTGCGGTCTCGCTCCGCACTCGTCCGGGTCGCCCTCACCGGAGACGAAGGCAACGGCTGACGTTGTCCGGAAATTTTCGGATCCGGCAGCTACAGTATTCGATTCCGATTCTCTCTCATGCTATTCTTCTGCATTCGATCTGTTCTGCTGCCGCGGCGGCATCGATGCTGTCCGGGTAGTGCCGCGTGCCGACGTAGGCCGATTTGCCGTCGTGAGTGTGGCTCCGAAGAACGTGTTCGAATCTTTGCCGCCGAGACTGACGCGCATTGTCCGGTTCGCCGACGGCGGGACCTCAGTCTGCCCGTCCGACACGGTAGACGATATCGGCGAGATCGCCGGTCTCGTCGTGTCCCACGAAAACGGGCGAGTCAGCCGATGCCGTCCTGTGCGGACCGGCGTACGGACGGCACGGTCACCGGTACTACTGATCGATGAGGGGCCGTTTCGTCCCGCCGCCGTGCAGCACGACTTTGGTGAGTTCGGCGCGTGAGCTGACGCCCATTTTCGCGAAGACCTTCCGCAGGTGGTAGTCGATTGTCCGGGGGCTGAGGAACAGTTGGGCGGCGATTTCGCGGTTGGTGAGACCGCTGCTGACGGCTTCGACGATGCGGGCCTCCTGCGGCGTGAGGTCCGCGACGTGGTCGGTGGTGGTGGTTTTGCGGGTCTCGCCCGCGGCTCGTAGTTCGTTGTGAGTTCGGTCGGCCCATGCTCCGGCTCCGAGTGATTCGAATGTGGTGAGGGCCGTGCGGAGCGGGTCACGAGCGTCGGTGGGGCGGCGTTCGCGGCGTAGATGCTGTCCGTACAGGAACTGGGTACGGGCGTGCTCGAGCGGATGGTCTGCTCGCGCATGGAACTCCAGGGCTCTGCGGAATTCCGCGGTGGCGGTGTCGCCCGAGGATGTCAATGCGCGGCAGCGGGCCGCGAGGGCGCACAGGTCGGGCAGGTTCGCGGTGTCCGCCCAGCGAGTGAACGCGGCAAGCGGCTCGGTGACCAGTTCCGGCCGATCCGCCGCTATCGCCGCCTCGACCAGGTCGGGAACATTGACCATCGCCAGTCCGAGATAGGAACCGCTCGCCCTCGGCGCGAGGTGCTCGAGTGCCTGTTCGGGGCGGTCGGCGGCCAGCTCGAGCAGGCCGAGTGCCCGGTGGGCGATGACGACGGCACCGGCCATGCCCCGAGTCATGCCTTCGTCGATCACATTCCGTGCCAGAGCTCTGGCCGTTTCTTCCTGACCACGCAGCGCGGCCAGCATGGCGAGCGAGCCTCGTAATGCCAGTGCGGCGTTGATCTGTCCGGTTTCCTCCGCGATCTGGCGGCCTTCCTCGGCGAAGGCTTCCGCCGAGCGGAACCGGCCCGCGGCGAGATCATCGCTGGCCACTCGCCACAGGGCCCACGGCAGAAATACCGCGGCGCCCAGCCGCCGGGCGTGCTGCACCGCGAGTCTGCACAACCGGCGCGCGCGGTCCTTGTGGCCGAGGCCGAGCATGAACCCGCTGGCCCACCACAGGCGGGCCGGATCGGTCAACTGTTCCACCGCATCGAGGTCTCCGGGCGCCAAACCGGGGTCCTTTCCGGCGCGCAGGCGGCAGCTGCCGCGCAGCAGGCGCGCGAGTACATCGTCCACCTCGTCACCGGAGGGCGCGAGCCGCTCGGCCGCGGCGGCGACGTCTGTCCAGGCATCGGCATCGGCGCAGAAGGCGGCCTCGTTGAACAGCACCAGCAGGGGAAGCGCGAAATGGACACTCGTGTCGGCCGCCGGCCCGAGGACCGGCCGCAGCAGAGACACAGCGGCGGCAGGGTTTCCGACATGCAGTTCCAGTGATGCCCGCAGCCAGAGGACGTCCCACCGCGGTGGCTTGCCCGGCCGGTCCGTGCGGGAGATGTCCGCGAGCATGGTCGCGGCGCGATCGAAGTCACCGCTGACCCACCAGGCGGCGGCGGATTCGAAGCTGCGGCGAGCGTGCTGCCGGCCGGGTGTGCTGAGTTCCGCGCTGCGCGCGAGCAGCGCCGCCGCGGTGGCGGAGCTGATGCGGGCCGCGCGGTAGGCCGACTGTTCCAGTTCCGCGGCGACCTCTTCGTCCTGCCCGTCGGCGGCCTGCCCGAGGTGCCACGCCCGCCGTTCGGCCGCGTCGTCGTCGCCATGTAGCGCGGTGGCCAGGGCGCGATGTGCCCGGCGGCGTTCGTCCGGGCCGGCGCCGTAATAGACCGCCGAACGGATCAGCGGATGACGGAAGGCGATCACCGCGGACTCGTCCATGCTGAGCAGATCGTCGAGCGCGTCGAGTCCGGTCGGCGTCCATTCCACACCGGGCGCCAGTACGGCGAAGGCGCGCCGCAGCGTCGGGTAGGAGGTGTGGCCGTCGGCTGCGATCACCAATAGGAGTTGCTGCGTCGGCTCGTCGAGGCGTCGAACTCGACGCAGGAACGCGTGCCGCAACTCGTCGGCGAGCGGCAGCGGTTCGGGCAGGACATTCGCGCGCAGCGCCCCGGCTGGTAATTCCCGCAGCGCCAGCGGGTTGCCGACCGCCGCGTCCAGAATGGTCTCCTGTTGTGCGGCAGACAGTTCGGCACCGGCGCGTTCGAGGAGCAGCTCCCGTGCCGATTCCCGGTCCAGGCCCGTCAAGGGAACATCGAAGACACCGCTGACCACGAGCGGGTGCGCCTCGGTGCGTGCCGCGATAAGCACGGCGATCGGTTCGGCCGCCAACCGCCGCGCCACGAACTCGAGCACGTGCAGCGACGGCCGGTCCGCCCACTGGGCGTCATCGACCAGGCACACCAGCGGCTGCTCGGCTGCCAGTTCGGAGAGTAGCGAGAGGGTCGCCAAACCGACCAGGAAACGATCCGGTGTCGCACCGGCCGCCAGCCCGAAAACCGTGCGCAACGCATCGGCCTGCGGCGCGGCCAGCCGGTCCATCCTGGTGAGTGCCGGTGTGAGGAGCCGGTGCAGCATCGCGTATCCGAGGTCGGCTTCCGGTTCGACACACGTCACGCGCAGGATCCGCATGCCGGTCACTCGCTGTACGGCGTCGTCGAGCAGTGCGCTCTTGCCGATCCCCGGATCCCCGTGTATCAGAGCCGCGCCGCCGTGCCCGATCATGGTGCGGCGCAGCAGGTCTGCCAGTAGCGCCCGTTCTCGCTCGCGGCCGCGCAGGACCCGCTCGGTTCCCTTCGCCATCATGTCTTTCGTCGCCGGAGTCCCGCATCACGGCACCCGCTGGAATTTGTTCGGGAACATCCGCCGGAGCGGCCGTTCGGACCCCCGCGGACCGAACGAGCCGGGCCACAGGCAGACCCTATGGCGGGGCTTCGACGGGCGGTAGTGTCGGAACCGACACGTTCCGCACTATCTGCGACAGGGTGCGGTCCGGCGAGGTTCATCACGGCTCGGATCGGGTCGGCCGAGTCCCGAACCGCTTCCGGGATATCTCGGCATGGGCGATGCGCCGCAGCACGGCCAGCAGGGCGTCGCCGAGGACGGTTCCGACCACCGCGCCTTCGACCACGGCGTCGACCGAACCCAAGCGCGCGACCGCATCGATGTCGGCGGCGGCGACGCGATCGGCGGATTCGGCGTAGCACGACAATGCGTCGAGCACCCATTCGTGCCCGACTTCCCGGAAGGTGCACAGCACTCCCACCAGTTCCTCGAGCAGCGGTGACTGCGGCGGCGGGCGCCAATCGCGTTGCGCGAGTATCGGTTCGATCCGGCGCATCGCCCATGCCCGATCCGCCTCGTCGACCTGTACCCGCGGCGCGGGCAGACCGTGCTGGGCCACTCCGAGAATGTCGTGGGTGGACGCCCGTGGCTCGTCGACGGCGGCGAGGACCTCGCGCACGTCGGCGACCGAGAGTCCGCCGATCTCCATCAGCGCGCGGACCAATTTCAGGCGCCGGACGTGCGCGCTGCCGTAGCGGGCCTGGTTGGGGCTGGTCAATTCGCCTGGGGGCAGCAGACCTTCGCGTTGGTAGTACTTGATCGTCGCGACCGCCACCCCGGACTCCCGGCTCAGCTCCGCCATCCGCATCCCGGGGCCGACTCTGGACTCCGTCATACAGATAGTGTAGCTTCCCATTATAGATAGAAGAACTATCCGATCTTGGGAGCGGATGTACATGTACAAGTCACTTCTGGTGCTCGCCGCGATCTACCTCGGCGTCATCGGCCTCTCGCTGGTTCTCGTGCCGGTGCAGTTCGGCGTCGACGCTGTACCCGAGGACGCGACGCCGCAATTGATCTCGTTGCTCCGGCTCCTGGGTGGGCCGATGCTGGGCATCGCCGTGTTGAACTGGATGGCACGCCGAGCCGCGCCGACGGCCATCCGCGATACGGTCCTCCTGGCGAATCTCGTCGGATTCGGCGTGGTCGCCGCCAACGACGTCTGGGGCGTGGCCACCGGTGAGGCACGCGATCTCGCCAAACTCTTCCTCCTCGTACACCTGGCTTTCGTTGCCGCGTTCGGCACCGCGTGGGTGCGGGCGGGCCGCAACCGGCTCCCCGCCGTTCGCGGATAGGACCGCAGAATGTTGCCGAGTCGAGTGCCGATGCCGGGAAGACGTGCTCGGAGGGACGAAGTTCCCGCAGGTGACAAGCGATTCCCGGCTCTGGATGCGGCTAGTCTCGTACGCGTGCTGGTCGGTCGCGAGAAGGAACTGGCGGTGCTGACGGCCCTGCTGGAACAAGCCCGGGCCGGGCACGGTGCGGCCGTGGTCGTGCACGGGGAACCCGGTATCGGGAAGAGCGCGCTGCTGGACCACCTCGCCGCCGAGTCCATCGACCGGCGAGTGCTGCGCGCGACCGGTGTGGCACAGGAGAGCGAATTCGGTTACGCGACACTGCATCAGCTGCTGCTACCGATATTGGATGAGGTCGATCGGTTACCACAGCCGCTCGCGGCGGCCCTGCGAATCGTCTTCGGGCTTGCGGTCGGTCCCCCGCCGGGCCGGTTCCGTGTCGGTCTGGCGACGCTGTCGCTGCTGTCGGAGCTGGCCGGGGAGGGGCCCGTGCTGTGCCTGGTCGACGACGCACACTGGACCGACCGGCCCTCGCGGGAGGTACTGGAGTTCGTCGCGAGACGGCTCGACACGGAACCGATCGCGCTGGTGCTGACCTCGCGGACGGCCGAACACCCGCCGGGCGTGCTGGAACTGCCGTTGCGTGCCTTGGACCGGGAAGCGGCCACTCGGCTGCTGATCGAGCGGACTGGTTCGCGACTGTCCGCGGCCGAGCGGGACGCCGTCCTGGACGCGACGGCGGGAAATCCACTGGCGATCCTCGAACTTCCGGACGAGGTTGTCCGCGACGGCGTACCACCGTCCACGCCGCTACTCCTCGCCGAACGGTTGCGTGCCGTTTTCCGGGCGCGAGTCGAGCAGCTCACCGAGTCCCAGCAGCGGTTGCTGTTGCTGATCGCGACCGCCGGACAGCTCCGGCTCGACGTCCTGGCTCGCGCGGCTACCGAGTTCGATTCTGCGGCAGCAGAACTCGGCGCGTTGGACGAGTTCGTGGTCGAGACGGGCGCGGCGACCATCGCATTCCGGCACCCGCTGCTCTGCTCGGCCGTCTATCACGGCGCCAGCGCCGCGGGTCGCCGCGACGCGCACCGGGCGCTGGCGGTGGCGATGAGTACTGGCGCCGACGACATCGAGCGGCGCGCTTGGCATCTGGGCCAGTCGGTTGACGGACCGGACGAGGAACTGGCCGAGCAACTCGATCGAGCGGCCGAGGTGGCCGCACGGACCAGCTCGGTCACTTCCGCGGTGCTGTTCGCCCGCGCGGGTGAGCTGAGCACGGACGGATCGCGGCGCTCGCGGCGGTGCTACGAATCGGCGGCCGCGTGGTGGTACGCCGGGGACCTCGACCGTGCCGGGAAGATGCTCGACCTGATCGATCGGGAAGGCCCGCTCGACGATTCGTTACGCCGGGACGTGACATGGTTGCGGGCGTCGGTGGAGTTGCACACCGGTATGCCCGCGGACGCGGTCGCCATGCTCCGTCCGCTGATTCCGGCTGTGCTGGAAACCGAACCGCAGCAGGCGATT from Nocardia wallacei carries:
- a CDS encoding helix-turn-helix transcriptional regulator, yielding MMAKGTERVLRGRERERALLADLLRRTMIGHGGAALIHGDPGIGKSALLDDAVQRVTGMRILRVTCVEPEADLGYAMLHRLLTPALTRMDRLAAPQADALRTVFGLAAGATPDRFLVGLATLSLLSELAAEQPLVCLVDDAQWADRPSLHVLEFVARRLAAEPIAVLIAARTEAHPLVVSGVFDVPLTGLDRESARELLLERAGAELSAAQQETILDAAVGNPLALRELPAGALRANVLPEPLPLADELRHAFLRRVRRLDEPTQQLLLVIAADGHTSYPTLRRAFAVLAPGVEWTPTGLDALDDLLSMDESAVIAFRHPLIRSAVYYGAGPDERRRAHRALATALHGDDDAAERRAWHLGQAADGQDEEVAAELEQSAYRAARISSATAAALLARSAELSTPGRQHARRSFESAAAWWVSGDFDRAATMLADISRTDRPGKPPRWDVLWLRASLELHVGNPAAAVSLLRPVLGPAADTSVHFALPLLVLFNEAAFCADADAWTDVAAAAERLAPSGDEVDDVLARLLRGSCRLRAGKDPGLAPGDLDAVEQLTDPARLWWASGFMLGLGHKDRARRLCRLAVQHARRLGAAVFLPWALWRVASDDLAAGRFRSAEAFAEEGRQIAEETGQINAALALRGSLAMLAALRGQEETARALARNVIDEGMTRGMAGAVVIAHRALGLLELAADRPEQALEHLAPRASGSYLGLAMVNVPDLVEAAIAADRPELVTEPLAAFTRWADTANLPDLCALAARCRALTSSGDTATAEFRRALEFHARADHPLEHARTQFLYGQHLRRERRPTDARDPLRTALTTFESLGAGAWADRTHNELRAAGETRKTTTTDHVADLTPQEARIVEAVSSGLTNREIAAQLFLSPRTIDYHLRKVFAKMGVSSRAELTKVVLHGGGTKRPLIDQ
- a CDS encoding ATP-binding protein; this translates as MLVGREKELAVLTALLEQARAGHGAAVVVHGEPGIGKSALLDHLAAESIDRRVLRATGVAQESEFGYATLHQLLLPILDEVDRLPQPLAAALRIVFGLAVGPPPGRFRVGLATLSLLSELAGEGPVLCLVDDAHWTDRPSREVLEFVARRLDTEPIALVLTSRTAEHPPGVLELPLRALDREAATRLLIERTGSRLSAAERDAVLDATAGNPLAILELPDEVVRDGVPPSTPLLLAERLRAVFRARVEQLTESQQRLLLLIATAGQLRLDVLARAATEFDSAAAELGALDEFVVETGAATIAFRHPLLCSAVYHGASAAGRRDAHRALAVAMSTGADDIERRAWHLGQSVDGPDEELAEQLDRAAEVAARTSSVTSAVLFARAGELSTDGSRRSRRCYESAAAWWYAGDLDRAGKMLDLIDREGPLDDSLRRDVTWLRASVELHTGMPADAVAMLRPLIPAVLETEPQQAIPLLMLFGEAGYHANLAAASSEVVEIAEQLPLTGSSAHDALLRLFRGAFRVRAGKAAGLSPGDVEIVAQLSDPALLCWASGILWGLGDRARGRELNRAAVRNARRIGAVGILVWALERAVSDDIAGGRFRSAEASAEEGYRLATEIGQLNASCWHRGALALLAALQGQEERARDLAYEVLAEAVPRRLVHIILTARRALGLIDLAAGRAEAALAHLQPPGDLVHPGVVVAFTPDLVEAAAQAGKTDLAARALEPLVRRTASAHSSELRAVAARCQALLAAPDAAADEFRRALALHESADQPMEYGRTQLLFGEFLRRRRRKAEARDPLRAAFEIFRSLGAHAWADRARAELRAAGEAVETASVSIRTDKLTPQEMRIVEAVAAGCTNREIAAQMFLSARTVDYHLRKIFDKLKVRSRGELIRVVLTEHELPS
- a CDS encoding MerR family transcriptional regulator, whose product is MTESRVGPGMRMAELSRESGVAVATIKYYQREGLLPPGELTSPNQARYGSAHVRRLKLVRALMEIGGLSVADVREVLAAVDEPRASTHDILGVAQHGLPAPRVQVDEADRAWAMRRIEPILAQRDWRPPPQSPLLEELVGVLCTFREVGHEWVLDALSCYAESADRVAAADIDAVARLGSVDAVVEGAVVGTVLGDALLAVLRRIAHAEISRKRFGTRPTRSEP